From the Gasterosteus aculeatus chromosome 13, fGasAcu3.hap1.1, whole genome shotgun sequence genome, one window contains:
- the aak1a gene encoding AP2-associated protein kinase 1 isoform X16 has product MKKFFDSRRELVGSGPGSGVGGGGGAGSGGGGSFIGRVFTIGRYQVTVEEIVAEGGFAIVFLVRTHQGVRCALKRMYVNDEHDLQVCQLEIQIMRDLVGNKNIVGFLDSSITAVGAGDVWEVLILMDFCRGGQVVNLMNQRLQTGFTEAEALQIFCDTCEAVARLHQGPAPIVHRDLKVENILLHDRGHYVLCDFGSATNCFQNPQTEGVAVVEEEIKKYTTLSYRAPEMVNLYAGMIITTKADIWAMGCLLYKLCYFTLPFGESQVAICDGSFTIPDNSRYSHDMHCLIRYMLEPDPEKRPDIYQISHFAFKLARRECPVPNEHNSPIPAKLPEPVRASEAVAKKSQTKARITDPVPTLETSIAPRQRPKAGQAQPQPISGILPIQSALTPRKRPNAGTPQAIGVGINVPAAVQAVQQAPVAQAAASSAQTANMQPQATLQHQQLLMKQQQQQQQAAAFLSPQSNQQKAGHVTHRVGSLTPPSSPKIAPKSGHRRILSDVTHSAVFGVPVSKSTQLLQAAAAEASLNKSKSASTTPSGSPCSSQQSVYHAGGADAPAAPAAPDTQPSWNPFGDDNFSKLTAEELLNKDFAKLAEAAAAAEKATGSIENLIPGLIAFPAERSADILTAGPALLTAPDPLNSLSLSDTTEKLIKGLTSPEPSLLLPDLLTLANPFGTAAESSINDVQRQSNGYSVLGEGQETEPPAADSQANEGCVHSSDEDEDNEEEEEEEPGHREEQEDEGAMESHAASHDFSGSRPLLLDSEDEDEQGPDLALHSSPHCSAGPTTQPSATFHQPTPSTFAHNHFQQAHESAKGACVAGDVFSKAPFQSVQDEAADVFANAPFPRGPLAAPQAFDVFSQAPFGKRKENLGGQHPHAAGVHAVTPDQGALGEVAQQPFRPQALAKYSRHFEGPVPQQPPAAHRVAANVSRRGAAASAPAEHLHSWTSEASAVDPFVSAPFHLKAPQEKP; this is encoded by the exons AGGGACCTAGTGGGGAACAAAAACATAGTTGGTTTCCTGGACTCCAGTATAACTGCAGTTGGAGCTGGCGATGTGTGGGAAGTCCTAATCTTAATGGACTTCTGTCGAG GCGGGCAGGTGGTCAACCTAATGAACCAGCGGTTGCAAACAGGCTTCACTGAAGCCGAGGCGTTACAGATCTTTTGTGACACGTGTGAAGCAGTCGCTCGCCTCCACCAGGGCCCGGCTCCAATAGTCCATCGCGATCTCAAG GTGGAAAACATTCTTCTACACGACCGGGGACACTACGTGCTCTGTGATTTTGGAAGTGCCACCAACTGCTTTCAAAATCCTCAGACAGAGGGCGTCGCAGTTGTGGAGGAAGAAATCAAAAA GTACACTACTCTGTCATACCGCGCTCCAGAAATGGTCAACCTCTACGCCGGAATGATTATCACAACAAAGGCAGATATTTGG GCCATGGGTTGTCTACTCTACAAACTGTGCTACTTCACACTTCCTTTTGGGGAGAGCCAAGTGGCTATTTGTGATGGAAGTTTCACAATCCCAGACAATTCCCGCTACTCCCACGACATGCACTGTCTGATCA GGTACATGCTGGAACCTGACCCAGAAAAGAGACCAGACATCTACCAAATATCCCACTTTGCCTTTAAACTGGCTCGACGAGAGTGTCCAGTCCCAAATGAACAC AATTCACCTATTCCTGCAAAACTCCCCGAGCCTGTCCGAGCCAGTGAAGCAGTGGCCAAAAAGAGTCAAACCAAAGCCAG GATCACAGACCCCGTTCCAACCTTGGAAACCTCGATTGCACCTCGGCAACGACCGAAGGCTGGCCAGGCTCAGCCCCAGCCGATATCGGGCATTCTTCCCATCCAGTCCGCTCTCACCCCACGCAAGAGACCCAATGCGGGTACACCACAGGCAATAG GTGTTGGCATCAATGTCCCAGCTGCTGTCCAAGCGGTCCAACAGGCTCCTGTTGCACAGGCTGCAGCGTCATCAGCTCAGACCGCCAACATGCAGCCGCAGGCCAcactgcagcatcagcagctcctcatgaagcagcagcagcagcagcagcaagccgCAGCCTTCTTAAGCCCACAGAGCAACCAGCAG AAGgctggtcatgtgactcacagagTCGGGTCATTGACGCCTCCCTCGTCGCCAAAGATAGCGCCCAAAAGCGGTCACAGGCGCATACTGAGCGACGTCACGCACAGCGCCGTGTTCGGGGTTCCAGTCAGCAAGTCCACCCAGCTGCTCCAGGCTGCCGCAGCTGAGGCTAGCCTCAACAAGTCCAA ATCAGCCAGCACCACTCCATCCGGCTCCCCTTGCTCGTCCCAGCAGAGTGTGTATCATGCGGGTGGCGCTGACGCCCCGGCAGCTCCTGCTGCGCCCGACACTCAGCCGAGCTGGAACCCCTTTGGGGATGATAACTTCTCCAAACTAACAGCAGAGGAGCTCCTTAACAAAGACTTTGCCAAGCTGGCTGAGG ctgctgcagcagcagagaaggCTACGGGCTCCATTGAAAATCTCATTCCAGGGCTCATTGCTTTTCCAG CTGAAAGATCTGCAGACATCCTCACTGCAGGTCCAGCGTTGTTGACTGCCCCGGACCCTCTTAATAGCCTCTCCCTCTCAGACACCACAG AGAAGCTGATTAAGGGACTGACGTCCCCTGAACCTTCTCTGCTGCTCCCTGACCTCTTAACCCTGGCCAACCCCTTCGGTACTGCCGCAGAGAGCTCCATCAACG ATGTTCAGAGGCAGAGTAATGGCTACTCTGTGCTCGGAGAGGGACAGGAGACCGAACCTCCGGCGGCAGACTCTCAAGCAAACGAGGGATGTGTGCACTccagtgatgaagatgaagacaatgaggaggaggaggaggaagaaccgGGCCATAGGGAAGAGCAGGAGGATGAGGGCGCCATGGAGAGTCACGCAGCCTCACATGACTTCAGCGGCTCCCGACCGCTGCTGCTGGACtctgaggatgaagatgagcaAGGACCGGACTTGGCCCTCCACTCGTCACCGCACTGCAGCGCCGGACCAACGACGCAACCATCCGCTACCTTCCACCAACCGACTCCGAGCACCTTTGCGCACAATCACTTCCAACAGGCACACGAGTCGGCCAAAGGGGCGTGCGTTGCCGGCGACGTCTTCTCGAAGGCCCCCTTTCAGAGTGTGCAAGACGAAGCGGCCGACGTGTTCGCCAACGCTCCGTTCCCACGTGGCCCGCTCGCCGCTCCGCAGGCCTTTGATGttttttctcaggctcccttcggaaaaagaaaggagaatcTCGGAGGTCAGCATCCTCACGCCGCCGGAGTGCACGCCGTGACCCCCGATCAAGGCGCGTTGGGAGAAGTTGCCCAACAACCTTTCCGCCCACAAGCTCTGGCCAAATATTCCCGACACTTTGAGGGACCTGTGCCCCAGCAGCCCCCGGCCGCTCATCGAGTGGCGGCTAACGTGAGCAGGCGCGGCGCTGCGGCGTCGGCCCCCGCAGAACATCTTCACTCATGGACCTCAGAGGCGAGCGCCGTGGACCCCTTCGTCTCTGCACCGTTCCACCTCAAGGCCCCGCAAGAAAAGCCCTGA
- the aak1a gene encoding AP2-associated protein kinase 1 isoform X6: protein MKKFFDSRRELVGSGPGSGVGGGGGAGSGGGGSFIGRVFTIGRYQVTVEEIVAEGGFAIVFLVRTHQGVRCALKRMYVNDEHDLQVCQLEIQIMRDLVGNKNIVGFLDSSITAVGAGDVWEVLILMDFCRGGQVVNLMNQRLQTGFTEAEALQIFCDTCEAVARLHQGPAPIVHRDLKVENILLHDRGHYVLCDFGSATNCFQNPQTEGVAVVEEEIKKYTTLSYRAPEMVNLYAGMIITTKADIWAMGCLLYKLCYFTLPFGESQVAICDGSFTIPDNSRYSHDMHCLIRYMLEPDPEKRPDIYQISHFAFKLARRECPVPNEHNSPIPAKLPEPVRASEAVAKKSQTKARITDPVPTLETSIAPRQRPKAGQAQPQPISGILPIQSALTPRKRPNAGTPQAIGVGINVPAAVQAVQQAPVAQAAASSAQTANMQPQATLQHQQLLMKQQQQQQQAAAFLSPQSNQQHQLVQSLVQQQQIQKAPQACSVLPSKHKPVPPVITLQHQQHIAAVHETAASHLTPIPESAVVPAADPEKAGHVTHRVGSLTPPSSPKIAPKSGHRRILSDVTHSAVFGVPVSKSTQLLQAAAAEASLNKSKSASTTPSGSPCSSQQSVYHAGGADAPAAPAAPDTQPSWNPFGDDNFSKLTAEELLNKDFAKLAEAAAAAEKATGSIENLIPGLIAFPAERSADILTAGPALLTAPDPLNSLSLSDTTEKLIKGLTSPEPSLLLPDLLTLANPFGTAAESSINDSAFLMSCGEKGNGDEFDPIPVLISKNSNQDVQRQSNGYSVLGEGQETEPPAADSQANEGCVHSSDEDEDNEEEEEEEPGHREEQEDEGAMESHAASHDFSGSRPLLLDSEDEDEQGPDLALHSSPHCSAGPTTQPSATFHQPTPSTFAHNHFQQAHESAKGACVAGDVFSKAPFQSVQDEAADVFANAPFPRGPLAAPQAFDVFSQAPFGKRKENLGGQHPHAAGVHAVTPDQGALGEVAQQPFRPQALAKYSRHFEGPVPQQPPAAHRVAANVSRRGAAASAPAEHLHSWTSEASAVDPFVSAPFHLKAPQEKP from the exons AGGGACCTAGTGGGGAACAAAAACATAGTTGGTTTCCTGGACTCCAGTATAACTGCAGTTGGAGCTGGCGATGTGTGGGAAGTCCTAATCTTAATGGACTTCTGTCGAG GCGGGCAGGTGGTCAACCTAATGAACCAGCGGTTGCAAACAGGCTTCACTGAAGCCGAGGCGTTACAGATCTTTTGTGACACGTGTGAAGCAGTCGCTCGCCTCCACCAGGGCCCGGCTCCAATAGTCCATCGCGATCTCAAG GTGGAAAACATTCTTCTACACGACCGGGGACACTACGTGCTCTGTGATTTTGGAAGTGCCACCAACTGCTTTCAAAATCCTCAGACAGAGGGCGTCGCAGTTGTGGAGGAAGAAATCAAAAA GTACACTACTCTGTCATACCGCGCTCCAGAAATGGTCAACCTCTACGCCGGAATGATTATCACAACAAAGGCAGATATTTGG GCCATGGGTTGTCTACTCTACAAACTGTGCTACTTCACACTTCCTTTTGGGGAGAGCCAAGTGGCTATTTGTGATGGAAGTTTCACAATCCCAGACAATTCCCGCTACTCCCACGACATGCACTGTCTGATCA GGTACATGCTGGAACCTGACCCAGAAAAGAGACCAGACATCTACCAAATATCCCACTTTGCCTTTAAACTGGCTCGACGAGAGTGTCCAGTCCCAAATGAACAC AATTCACCTATTCCTGCAAAACTCCCCGAGCCTGTCCGAGCCAGTGAAGCAGTGGCCAAAAAGAGTCAAACCAAAGCCAG GATCACAGACCCCGTTCCAACCTTGGAAACCTCGATTGCACCTCGGCAACGACCGAAGGCTGGCCAGGCTCAGCCCCAGCCGATATCGGGCATTCTTCCCATCCAGTCCGCTCTCACCCCACGCAAGAGACCCAATGCGGGTACACCACAGGCAATAG GTGTTGGCATCAATGTCCCAGCTGCTGTCCAAGCGGTCCAACAGGCTCCTGTTGCACAGGCTGCAGCGTCATCAGCTCAGACCGCCAACATGCAGCCGCAGGCCAcactgcagcatcagcagctcctcatgaagcagcagcagcagcagcagcaagccgCAGCCTTCTTAAGCCCACAGAGCAACCAGCAG CATCAACTGGTTCAGAGcctcgtccagcagcagcaaatACAAAAAGCGCCTCAGGCGTGTAGCGTGCTGCCGTCCAAACATAAACCTGTTCCTCCAGTTATTACCTTGCAACACCAGCAGCATATAGCCGCTGTCCATGAAACTGCAGCTTCTCATCTGACCCCCATTCCTGAGTCTGCAGTCGTCCCTGCGGCTGACCCAGAG AAGgctggtcatgtgactcacagagTCGGGTCATTGACGCCTCCCTCGTCGCCAAAGATAGCGCCCAAAAGCGGTCACAGGCGCATACTGAGCGACGTCACGCACAGCGCCGTGTTCGGGGTTCCAGTCAGCAAGTCCACCCAGCTGCTCCAGGCTGCCGCAGCTGAGGCTAGCCTCAACAAGTCCAA ATCAGCCAGCACCACTCCATCCGGCTCCCCTTGCTCGTCCCAGCAGAGTGTGTATCATGCGGGTGGCGCTGACGCCCCGGCAGCTCCTGCTGCGCCCGACACTCAGCCGAGCTGGAACCCCTTTGGGGATGATAACTTCTCCAAACTAACAGCAGAGGAGCTCCTTAACAAAGACTTTGCCAAGCTGGCTGAGG ctgctgcagcagcagagaaggCTACGGGCTCCATTGAAAATCTCATTCCAGGGCTCATTGCTTTTCCAG CTGAAAGATCTGCAGACATCCTCACTGCAGGTCCAGCGTTGTTGACTGCCCCGGACCCTCTTAATAGCCTCTCCCTCTCAGACACCACAG AGAAGCTGATTAAGGGACTGACGTCCCCTGAACCTTCTCTGCTGCTCCCTGACCTCTTAACCCTGGCCAACCCCTTCGGTACTGCCGCAGAGAGCTCCATCAACG ACTCTGCTTTCCTCATGTCGTGTGGGGAGAAGGGCAACGGAGACGAGTTTGACCCTATTCCTGTGCTCATCTCCAAAAACTCAAACCAAG ATGTTCAGAGGCAGAGTAATGGCTACTCTGTGCTCGGAGAGGGACAGGAGACCGAACCTCCGGCGGCAGACTCTCAAGCAAACGAGGGATGTGTGCACTccagtgatgaagatgaagacaatgaggaggaggaggaggaagaaccgGGCCATAGGGAAGAGCAGGAGGATGAGGGCGCCATGGAGAGTCACGCAGCCTCACATGACTTCAGCGGCTCCCGACCGCTGCTGCTGGACtctgaggatgaagatgagcaAGGACCGGACTTGGCCCTCCACTCGTCACCGCACTGCAGCGCCGGACCAACGACGCAACCATCCGCTACCTTCCACCAACCGACTCCGAGCACCTTTGCGCACAATCACTTCCAACAGGCACACGAGTCGGCCAAAGGGGCGTGCGTTGCCGGCGACGTCTTCTCGAAGGCCCCCTTTCAGAGTGTGCAAGACGAAGCGGCCGACGTGTTCGCCAACGCTCCGTTCCCACGTGGCCCGCTCGCCGCTCCGCAGGCCTTTGATGttttttctcaggctcccttcggaaaaagaaaggagaatcTCGGAGGTCAGCATCCTCACGCCGCCGGAGTGCACGCCGTGACCCCCGATCAAGGCGCGTTGGGAGAAGTTGCCCAACAACCTTTCCGCCCACAAGCTCTGGCCAAATATTCCCGACACTTTGAGGGACCTGTGCCCCAGCAGCCCCCGGCCGCTCATCGAGTGGCGGCTAACGTGAGCAGGCGCGGCGCTGCGGCGTCGGCCCCCGCAGAACATCTTCACTCATGGACCTCAGAGGCGAGCGCCGTGGACCCCTTCGTCTCTGCACCGTTCCACCTCAAGGCCCCGCAAGAAAAGCCCTGA
- the aak1a gene encoding AP2-associated protein kinase 1 isoform X10 has protein sequence MKKFFDSRRELVGSGPGSGVGGGGGAGSGGGGSFIGRVFTIGRYQVTVEEIVAEGGFAIVFLVRTHQGVRCALKRMYVNDEHDLQVCQLEIQIMRDLVGNKNIVGFLDSSITAVGAGDVWEVLILMDFCRGGQVVNLMNQRLQTGFTEAEALQIFCDTCEAVARLHQGPAPIVHRDLKVENILLHDRGHYVLCDFGSATNCFQNPQTEGVAVVEEEIKKYTTLSYRAPEMVNLYAGMIITTKADIWAMGCLLYKLCYFTLPFGESQVAICDGSFTIPDNSRYSHDMHCLIRYMLEPDPEKRPDIYQISHFAFKLARRECPVPNEHNSPIPAKLPEPVRASEAVAKKSQTKARITDPVPTLETSIAPRQRPKAGQAQPQPISGILPIQSALTPRKRPNAGTPQAIGVGINVPAAVQAVQQAPVAQAAASSAQTANMQPQATLQHQQLLMKQQQQQQQAAAFLSPQSNQQHQLVQSLVQQQQIQKAPQACSVLPSKHKPVPPVITLQHQQHIAAVHETAASHLTPIPESAVVPAADPEKAGHVTHRVGSLTPPSSPKIAPKSGHRRILSDVTHSAVFGVPVSKSTQLLQAAAAEASLNKSKSASTTPSGSPCSSQQSVYHAGGADAPAAPAAPDTQPSWNPFGDDNFSKLTAEELLNKDFAKLAEAAAAAEKATGSIENLIPGLIAFPAERSADILTAGPALLTAPDPLNSLSLSDTTEKLIKGLTSPEPSLLLPDLLTLANPFGTAAESSINDVQRQSNGYSVLGEGQETEPPAADSQANEGCVHSSDEDEDNEEEEEEEPGHREEQEDEGAMESHAASHDFSGSRPLLLDSEDEDEQGPDLALHSSPHCSAGPTTQPSATFHQPTPSTFAHNHFQQAHESAKGACVAGDVFSKAPFQSVQDEAADVFANAPFPRGPLAAPQAFDVFSQAPFGKRKENLGGQHPHAAGVHAVTPDQGALGEVAQQPFRPQALAKYSRHFEGPVPQQPPAAHRVAANVSRRGAAASAPAEHLHSWTSEASAVDPFVSAPFHLKAPQEKP, from the exons AGGGACCTAGTGGGGAACAAAAACATAGTTGGTTTCCTGGACTCCAGTATAACTGCAGTTGGAGCTGGCGATGTGTGGGAAGTCCTAATCTTAATGGACTTCTGTCGAG GCGGGCAGGTGGTCAACCTAATGAACCAGCGGTTGCAAACAGGCTTCACTGAAGCCGAGGCGTTACAGATCTTTTGTGACACGTGTGAAGCAGTCGCTCGCCTCCACCAGGGCCCGGCTCCAATAGTCCATCGCGATCTCAAG GTGGAAAACATTCTTCTACACGACCGGGGACACTACGTGCTCTGTGATTTTGGAAGTGCCACCAACTGCTTTCAAAATCCTCAGACAGAGGGCGTCGCAGTTGTGGAGGAAGAAATCAAAAA GTACACTACTCTGTCATACCGCGCTCCAGAAATGGTCAACCTCTACGCCGGAATGATTATCACAACAAAGGCAGATATTTGG GCCATGGGTTGTCTACTCTACAAACTGTGCTACTTCACACTTCCTTTTGGGGAGAGCCAAGTGGCTATTTGTGATGGAAGTTTCACAATCCCAGACAATTCCCGCTACTCCCACGACATGCACTGTCTGATCA GGTACATGCTGGAACCTGACCCAGAAAAGAGACCAGACATCTACCAAATATCCCACTTTGCCTTTAAACTGGCTCGACGAGAGTGTCCAGTCCCAAATGAACAC AATTCACCTATTCCTGCAAAACTCCCCGAGCCTGTCCGAGCCAGTGAAGCAGTGGCCAAAAAGAGTCAAACCAAAGCCAG GATCACAGACCCCGTTCCAACCTTGGAAACCTCGATTGCACCTCGGCAACGACCGAAGGCTGGCCAGGCTCAGCCCCAGCCGATATCGGGCATTCTTCCCATCCAGTCCGCTCTCACCCCACGCAAGAGACCCAATGCGGGTACACCACAGGCAATAG GTGTTGGCATCAATGTCCCAGCTGCTGTCCAAGCGGTCCAACAGGCTCCTGTTGCACAGGCTGCAGCGTCATCAGCTCAGACCGCCAACATGCAGCCGCAGGCCAcactgcagcatcagcagctcctcatgaagcagcagcagcagcagcagcaagccgCAGCCTTCTTAAGCCCACAGAGCAACCAGCAG CATCAACTGGTTCAGAGcctcgtccagcagcagcaaatACAAAAAGCGCCTCAGGCGTGTAGCGTGCTGCCGTCCAAACATAAACCTGTTCCTCCAGTTATTACCTTGCAACACCAGCAGCATATAGCCGCTGTCCATGAAACTGCAGCTTCTCATCTGACCCCCATTCCTGAGTCTGCAGTCGTCCCTGCGGCTGACCCAGAG AAGgctggtcatgtgactcacagagTCGGGTCATTGACGCCTCCCTCGTCGCCAAAGATAGCGCCCAAAAGCGGTCACAGGCGCATACTGAGCGACGTCACGCACAGCGCCGTGTTCGGGGTTCCAGTCAGCAAGTCCACCCAGCTGCTCCAGGCTGCCGCAGCTGAGGCTAGCCTCAACAAGTCCAA ATCAGCCAGCACCACTCCATCCGGCTCCCCTTGCTCGTCCCAGCAGAGTGTGTATCATGCGGGTGGCGCTGACGCCCCGGCAGCTCCTGCTGCGCCCGACACTCAGCCGAGCTGGAACCCCTTTGGGGATGATAACTTCTCCAAACTAACAGCAGAGGAGCTCCTTAACAAAGACTTTGCCAAGCTGGCTGAGG ctgctgcagcagcagagaaggCTACGGGCTCCATTGAAAATCTCATTCCAGGGCTCATTGCTTTTCCAG CTGAAAGATCTGCAGACATCCTCACTGCAGGTCCAGCGTTGTTGACTGCCCCGGACCCTCTTAATAGCCTCTCCCTCTCAGACACCACAG AGAAGCTGATTAAGGGACTGACGTCCCCTGAACCTTCTCTGCTGCTCCCTGACCTCTTAACCCTGGCCAACCCCTTCGGTACTGCCGCAGAGAGCTCCATCAACG ATGTTCAGAGGCAGAGTAATGGCTACTCTGTGCTCGGAGAGGGACAGGAGACCGAACCTCCGGCGGCAGACTCTCAAGCAAACGAGGGATGTGTGCACTccagtgatgaagatgaagacaatgaggaggaggaggaggaagaaccgGGCCATAGGGAAGAGCAGGAGGATGAGGGCGCCATGGAGAGTCACGCAGCCTCACATGACTTCAGCGGCTCCCGACCGCTGCTGCTGGACtctgaggatgaagatgagcaAGGACCGGACTTGGCCCTCCACTCGTCACCGCACTGCAGCGCCGGACCAACGACGCAACCATCCGCTACCTTCCACCAACCGACTCCGAGCACCTTTGCGCACAATCACTTCCAACAGGCACACGAGTCGGCCAAAGGGGCGTGCGTTGCCGGCGACGTCTTCTCGAAGGCCCCCTTTCAGAGTGTGCAAGACGAAGCGGCCGACGTGTTCGCCAACGCTCCGTTCCCACGTGGCCCGCTCGCCGCTCCGCAGGCCTTTGATGttttttctcaggctcccttcggaaaaagaaaggagaatcTCGGAGGTCAGCATCCTCACGCCGCCGGAGTGCACGCCGTGACCCCCGATCAAGGCGCGTTGGGAGAAGTTGCCCAACAACCTTTCCGCCCACAAGCTCTGGCCAAATATTCCCGACACTTTGAGGGACCTGTGCCCCAGCAGCCCCCGGCCGCTCATCGAGTGGCGGCTAACGTGAGCAGGCGCGGCGCTGCGGCGTCGGCCCCCGCAGAACATCTTCACTCATGGACCTCAGAGGCGAGCGCCGTGGACCCCTTCGTCTCTGCACCGTTCCACCTCAAGGCCCCGCAAGAAAAGCCCTGA